Proteins encoded together in one Halothermothrix orenii H 168 window:
- a CDS encoding flagellar protein FlaG gives MNIRESDNITQPRTLNKINPESSVFQKEENSDEKSCKTETLNQKEINKALEKVNGTLKEYNQDLRFEYYEEADRMMVQVVDIKTQEVIKEIPPEELLDIIAKIKKMVGMVINELV, from the coding sequence TATTACTCAACCAAGAACGTTAAATAAGATTAATCCTGAAAGCAGTGTTTTTCAAAAAGAAGAAAATTCGGATGAAAAAAGCTGTAAAACTGAAACATTAAATCAGAAAGAAATTAATAAGGCCCTGGAAAAGGTTAATGGTACTCTAAAAGAATATAATCAGGATTTAAGATTTGAATATTACGAAGAAGCCGATCGAATGATGGTCCAGGTGGTAGATATAAAAACCCAGGAGGTAATTAAAGAAATTCCCCCGGAAGAATTGTTGGATATAATAGCAAAAATAAAGAAAATGGTTGGAATGGTAATTAATGAATTAGTTTAG